The Akkermansia muciniphila genome contains a region encoding:
- the hisC gene encoding histidinol-phosphate transaminase, protein MSIESFANQHVLELVAYQPGKPIEETARELGLDPHDIVKLASNENPLGPSPKAVEAVARAATGVNIYPDGAAFRLRSAIAEFCGVEFDQTVVGTGSSEVIELMCHALLNPQAEVVAARHAFSMYPVMSQLFGSAYVEVPNKPDWTHDLNGFLDAVTDRTRIIFITNPTNPVGTVVTQQEIDEFMDKVPEHVLVCFDEAYREFSDNPPDTLKFVREGRNVIVLRTFSKAYGLAGLRVGYGVAPEHVTGMLHKARAPFNLHVLAQEAALAALADVEHVRRTVENNAAGMRFYEDAFREMGLEWIPSQGNFILVKVGQGRKVFNDMLARGVIVRAQDGYGLPEWIRISIGTPAENARCLEVLREVL, encoded by the coding sequence ATGAGTATTGAAAGTTTCGCAAATCAGCATGTGCTGGAGTTGGTGGCTTATCAGCCGGGCAAGCCGATTGAGGAGACGGCCCGGGAACTGGGCCTGGACCCTCATGATATTGTGAAACTGGCGTCCAATGAAAATCCGCTGGGGCCGTCCCCAAAGGCGGTGGAGGCCGTTGCCCGCGCGGCTACCGGCGTTAATATTTATCCGGACGGCGCGGCCTTCCGGCTGCGTTCCGCCATTGCGGAGTTCTGCGGCGTGGAATTTGACCAGACCGTGGTGGGAACGGGTAGCAGCGAGGTGATTGAACTGATGTGCCATGCCCTGCTGAACCCCCAGGCGGAAGTGGTGGCCGCCAGGCACGCCTTTTCCATGTACCCGGTTATGAGCCAGTTGTTCGGTTCCGCGTATGTGGAGGTGCCCAACAAGCCGGACTGGACGCATGACCTGAACGGCTTCCTGGACGCCGTCACGGACAGGACGCGCATCATTTTCATCACGAATCCCACCAACCCCGTGGGCACCGTCGTGACCCAGCAGGAAATTGACGAGTTCATGGACAAGGTGCCGGAACACGTGCTGGTGTGCTTTGATGAAGCGTACCGGGAGTTTTCAGACAACCCGCCGGACACGCTGAAGTTCGTGCGTGAGGGCCGCAACGTGATTGTGCTGCGCACCTTCTCCAAGGCTTACGGGTTGGCGGGGCTGCGCGTGGGCTACGGCGTGGCGCCGGAACACGTCACCGGCATGCTGCACAAGGCGCGCGCGCCGTTCAACCTGCATGTGCTGGCGCAGGAGGCCGCCCTGGCCGCCCTGGCGGACGTGGAGCACGTGCGCCGCACGGTGGAGAACAACGCCGCGGGCATGCGTTTTTATGAAGACGCCTTCAGGGAAATGGGCCTGGAATGGATTCCCAGCCAGGGCAATTTCATCCTGGTGAAGGTGGGGCAGGGCAGGAAGGTGTTCAACGACATGCTGGCCAGGGGCGTGATCGTCCGTGCGCAGGACGGCTACGGCCTGCCGGAGTGGATCCGTATCAGCATAGGCACTCCCGCGGAAAATGCCCGTTGCCTTGAAGTTTTAAGGGAAGTTCTTTAA
- a CDS encoding DUF4870 domain-containing protein gives MDEEQQIIQEPVQEPAPEKQTDKTQATLTAVSPLVSVFFGFSTGVNIIPPLICWLVWKETNPLVDKVGKNILNAQISWAIYTVAAFLLCFVLIGFVLAPAIIIAWIVFAIITAVKVANGDYDYVAPLTIKFLK, from the coding sequence ATGGACGAAGAACAACAAATCATCCAGGAACCGGTTCAGGAGCCCGCTCCTGAAAAACAGACGGACAAGACGCAGGCCACCCTTACGGCGGTATCTCCGCTGGTGTCTGTCTTTTTCGGCTTCTCCACCGGCGTAAACATTATTCCGCCCCTGATCTGCTGGCTGGTCTGGAAGGAAACCAACCCCCTGGTGGACAAGGTGGGCAAGAACATCCTGAATGCCCAGATTTCCTGGGCGATTTATACGGTGGCGGCTTTCCTTTTATGTTTTGTATTGATCGGCTTCGTGCTGGCCCCCGCAATCATCATCGCCTGGATTGTTTTCGCCATTATCACTGCCGTGAAGGTGGCCAATGGAGATTATGATTACGTAGCACCCCTCACCATCAAATTCCTGAAATAA
- a CDS encoding hydrogenase small subunit yields MKRTQQPSMQEAEQASLNHEILTTWRPGETLGEHMERRGVSRREFNKWCLKMIALMGVATVTGGVSNAQEIADKMAALKRPVVIWLQLQECTGCLESTIRSYNEEIGDMVLSAVSMPYVELLMAPSGDAANAALEEAIKEPHILVINGSVPLNDGGVYCTVAGDTVEHMLRHCAENASYILAVGSCAYFGSIQAARPNPTGAVGIRDILTDRTVINVPGCPPIGDVITAVIMYILTFDRAPECDLETRPLMAYGTRIHNNCPRRAHFDAGQFVNVFDDENARECFCLYKVGCKGPDTFSPCPIVKWNGGVSFPIQSGHPCIGCTELYFFDRMTPFYKTLPNVNGFGVEASANVIGAVGVAGAGAAIAAHAVGSAIHYKRQHMKEEANVSLPAFGDAPGSPDKETEE; encoded by the coding sequence ATGAAGCGCACTCAGCAACCTTCCATGCAGGAGGCGGAGCAGGCCTCCCTGAACCATGAGATATTAACCACCTGGCGCCCGGGGGAGACCCTGGGGGAACACATGGAGCGGCGCGGCGTCAGTCGGCGTGAGTTCAACAAGTGGTGCCTGAAGATGATTGCCCTGATGGGCGTCGCCACCGTGACCGGTGGCGTTTCCAACGCCCAGGAGATTGCGGACAAGATGGCCGCCCTGAAACGCCCGGTGGTCATCTGGCTCCAGCTCCAGGAGTGCACCGGGTGCCTGGAAAGCACCATCCGCAGTTATAATGAGGAGATCGGGGACATGGTGCTTTCCGCCGTCTCCATGCCTTACGTGGAGCTTCTGATGGCTCCCTCCGGGGACGCGGCCAACGCCGCCCTGGAAGAGGCGATCAAGGAACCCCATATCCTGGTCATCAACGGTTCCGTTCCGCTCAATGACGGCGGGGTGTACTGCACCGTGGCCGGGGATACGGTGGAGCACATGCTGCGCCACTGCGCGGAAAACGCCTCCTACATCCTGGCGGTGGGCTCCTGCGCGTACTTCGGCTCCATCCAGGCCGCCCGCCCCAACCCCACCGGGGCCGTGGGCATCCGGGACATCCTGACGGACCGCACGGTCATCAACGTGCCGGGCTGCCCGCCCATCGGGGACGTGATTACCGCCGTCATCATGTACATCCTCACCTTTGACCGCGCTCCGGAGTGCGACCTGGAAACGCGCCCGCTGATGGCGTACGGCACCCGCATCCATAACAACTGCCCGCGCCGCGCCCACTTTGACGCCGGCCAGTTCGTCAACGTGTTTGACGACGAGAACGCGCGGGAATGCTTCTGCCTGTACAAGGTGGGCTGCAAGGGGCCGGATACGTTCTCCCCCTGCCCCATCGTGAAATGGAACGGGGGCGTCAGCTTCCCCATCCAGTCCGGCCACCCCTGCATCGGCTGTACGGAGCTGTACTTCTTTGACCGCATGACTCCCTTTTACAAGACGCTGCCGAACGTGAACGGCTTCGGCGTGGAGGCGTCCGCCAACGTGATCGGCGCGGTGGGCGTAGCGGGCGCGGGCGCGGCCATCGCCGCCCATGCCGTGGGCTCCGCCATCCATTACAAGCGGCAGCACATGAAGGAGGAGGCGAACGTATCCCTCCCCGCCTTCGGTGACGCGCCCGGCTCCCCGGACAAGGAAACGGAAGAATAA
- a CDS encoding nickel-dependent hydrogenase large subunit has product MSNYTSADVPESSRVVIDPVTRIEGHLRVEMEAGDGVIKNAWTSTTQYRGIEVIACKRDPRDVWAFVERICGVCTGTHAIAALAAVEDALQYPVPVQARLMRDLVSGALGIQDHVIHFYQLQAMDWVDVMSALKADPKETAAIAKSLSDWPLSSASYFAGVQQKLKDSIAHGQYSIFTNGYWGHPAYKLPPEVNLLGVAHYLQALVWQRDMIKIHTILGGKNPHPNFLVGGMACAINMNNDQAINQFALSYLKQLVQTCHDFIHKVYYPDIVAIAGFYKDYAHIGASNPNFFCTGDPSEINTGAPAGKGTIKPGVLLNGDYKNVLPFDQDKIKEFVTSAWYKYTEGRDAGLAPYDGETNADYNGPRPPYKWLSDHPQYTWVKAPRYDGHAMAVGPNARMMIGYAQGVPAIVERVDAACDKLGIPRDNAFLNSTLGRVYGRSLDALINVDMMVNQLQEMTDRIKNGETATFNPEKWEPETWPSSCKGVGWVEAPRGSLSHWVRIENGQTVNYQAVVPSTWNSSGRDAEGQMGPYEYSLAHTGKHPLVDPTRPVEPLRTVHSYDPCQSCAVHLFDEEGEAILTRQDP; this is encoded by the coding sequence ATGAGCAATTACACATCAGCGGACGTTCCGGAATCCAGCCGCGTGGTCATTGACCCCGTGACGCGCATTGAAGGCCACCTGCGCGTGGAGATGGAGGCCGGAGACGGCGTGATCAAGAACGCCTGGACTTCCACCACGCAGTACCGCGGCATTGAGGTGATCGCCTGCAAGCGGGACCCGCGGGACGTATGGGCCTTTGTGGAACGCATCTGCGGCGTCTGCACGGGCACGCACGCCATTGCGGCCCTGGCCGCCGTGGAGGACGCCCTGCAATACCCCGTTCCCGTCCAGGCGCGCCTCATGCGGGACCTGGTCAGCGGCGCCCTGGGCATCCAGGACCACGTCATCCACTTTTACCAGCTCCAGGCCATGGACTGGGTGGACGTGATGTCCGCCCTGAAGGCGGACCCCAAGGAGACCGCCGCCATCGCCAAGTCCCTTTCAGACTGGCCCCTGTCCTCCGCCTCGTATTTTGCGGGCGTGCAGCAGAAGCTGAAGGATTCCATCGCCCACGGGCAGTACTCCATTTTCACGAACGGCTACTGGGGCCACCCGGCCTACAAGCTGCCGCCGGAGGTGAACCTGCTGGGCGTGGCGCATTACCTCCAGGCCCTGGTCTGGCAGCGGGACATGATCAAGATCCACACCATCCTGGGCGGCAAGAATCCGCACCCGAACTTCCTGGTGGGCGGCATGGCCTGCGCCATTAACATGAACAATGACCAGGCCATCAACCAGTTTGCCCTGAGCTACCTGAAACAGCTCGTGCAGACCTGCCATGACTTCATCCACAAGGTATATTACCCGGACATCGTGGCCATTGCCGGATTTTACAAGGATTACGCCCACATAGGCGCGTCCAACCCCAACTTTTTCTGCACCGGGGACCCGTCCGAGATCAACACCGGAGCTCCCGCTGGCAAGGGAACGATCAAACCCGGCGTGCTGCTGAACGGGGACTATAAAAACGTGCTCCCGTTTGACCAGGACAAGATCAAGGAATTCGTCACCAGCGCCTGGTACAAGTACACGGAAGGCCGGGACGCGGGCCTGGCCCCGTATGACGGGGAGACGAACGCGGACTACAACGGCCCGCGCCCGCCCTACAAGTGGCTTTCCGACCACCCGCAGTACACCTGGGTGAAGGCCCCGCGCTATGACGGCCACGCCATGGCCGTGGGCCCGAACGCCCGCATGATGATCGGTTACGCCCAGGGGGTGCCCGCCATCGTGGAACGGGTGGACGCCGCCTGCGACAAGCTGGGCATTCCCCGTGACAACGCCTTCCTGAACTCCACGCTGGGCCGCGTGTACGGCCGCTCCCTGGACGCCCTGATCAACGTGGACATGATGGTAAACCAGCTCCAGGAGATGACGGACCGCATCAAGAACGGGGAGACCGCCACCTTCAACCCGGAAAAATGGGAGCCGGAAACCTGGCCCTCCTCCTGCAAGGGCGTGGGCTGGGTGGAGGCGCCCCGCGGCAGCCTGAGCCACTGGGTGCGGATTGAAAACGGCCAGACGGTGAATTACCAGGCCGTGGTTCCCAGCACCTGGAACAGCTCCGGCCGCGACGCGGAGGGGCAGATGGGGCCGTACGAGTATTCCCTGGCCCATACCGGAAAACACCCGCTGGTGGACCCCACCCGCCCGGTGGAACCCCTGCGCACCGTTCACAGCTATGATCCGTGCCAATCCTGCGCCGTCCATTTGTTTGACGAGGAAGGGGAGGCCATTCTGACCAGACAGGACCCGTGA
- a CDS encoding HyaD/HybD family hydrogenase maturation endopeptidase, producing MESEEYTEELRGCPVKGNAYPVLVLGVGNPLMGDDGIGVELAHRLQERDYGPMVHVEEGGTLGMTLLPLLEDADTVILLDAVKTGATPGSVVTRSRDEIPRHFSHVISPHQIGMKEVLGAAQLCGTLPRAITLVGVEARHTDFCQPMSAEVRGAVPQALELVETLISRALAEQEARKDAHA from the coding sequence ATGGAATCCGAGGAATATACGGAAGAACTCCGGGGCTGCCCCGTGAAGGGGAACGCCTATCCCGTGCTCGTGCTGGGCGTGGGCAACCCGCTCATGGGGGATGACGGCATAGGCGTGGAGCTGGCGCACCGCCTCCAGGAGCGGGATTACGGCCCGATGGTCCATGTGGAGGAAGGCGGAACGCTGGGCATGACCCTGCTGCCCCTGCTGGAGGACGCGGATACGGTCATCCTGCTGGACGCCGTGAAGACGGGCGCCACGCCGGGGAGCGTGGTCACCCGCAGCAGGGATGAAATCCCGCGCCATTTTTCCCACGTCATTTCTCCCCACCAGATAGGAATGAAGGAGGTTCTGGGCGCGGCCCAGCTGTGCGGCACCCTGCCGCGCGCCATCACGCTGGTGGGGGTGGAGGCGAGGCACACGGACTTCTGCCAGCCCATGTCCGCAGAGGTGCGGGGAGCCGTGCCGCAGGCGCTGGAACTGGTGGAAACCCTCATTTCCCGTGCGCTGGCGGAACAGGAGGCGCGGAAAGACGCCCATGCATGA
- a CDS encoding GrpB family protein codes for MTQEIYWELLAWLFRSFLAVTAFAFVVAGYQALRCRPRCGNGQGRRENPGRRNALPRRQPGRGAGEIDFSPRLPYLPGMPRRLPDKTALSSMSLEELWRLFPIIISEPRPEWAEIYRREKDALESAVPGHCIRRLSHVGSTAVPGLAAKPTIDILLEVGPDSLVFEVPALVEKCGYREMHRDEAQMRLVLVKGYTEKGFRGQAFHLHVRPWRDWDELYFRDYLAAHPEEAQKYAGLKHSLKEKFEFNRDAYTEGKTELITAMTRRAREEMPGRYVP; via the coding sequence ATGACTCAAGAGATTTATTGGGAACTGCTGGCCTGGTTGTTCCGCTCCTTCCTGGCGGTGACGGCCTTCGCTTTTGTCGTGGCGGGGTACCAGGCGCTGCGGTGCCGCCCCCGGTGCGGGAACGGACAGGGCAGGCGGGAGAATCCGGGAAGAAGGAATGCGCTTCCACGGCGGCAGCCGGGCAGGGGCGCCGGGGAAATTGACTTCTCCCCCCGCCTCCCGTATCTTCCGGGAATGCCCCGCCGTCTTCCGGATAAAACCGCTTTGTCCTCCATGAGCCTTGAAGAGCTTTGGCGTCTGTTCCCCATTATCATAAGTGAGCCCAGGCCGGAATGGGCGGAAATCTACCGGAGGGAGAAGGATGCTCTGGAATCCGCCGTGCCGGGCCATTGCATCCGGCGCCTTTCCCACGTTGGCAGTACCGCCGTTCCCGGCCTCGCAGCCAAGCCCACCATTGACATTCTGCTGGAGGTGGGGCCTGATTCCCTTGTCTTTGAAGTTCCTGCCCTGGTGGAGAAGTGCGGCTACCGGGAGATGCACCGTGACGAGGCTCAGATGCGCCTGGTTCTGGTGAAGGGGTATACGGAAAAAGGCTTCCGGGGGCAGGCTTTCCACCTGCATGTGCGCCCCTGGCGGGACTGGGATGAACTCTACTTCCGGGATTACCTGGCCGCTCACCCGGAGGAGGCGCAGAAGTACGCCGGCCTCAAACACTCTTTAAAAGAGAAGTTTGAGTTCAACCGCGACGCCTATACGGAGGGGAAGACGGAGCTCATTACGGCCATGACCCGCCGGGCGCGGGAGGAAATGCCGGGCAGGTACGTTCCGTAA
- a CDS encoding hydrogenase maturation nickel metallochaperone HypA encodes MHEVGIMEGALDMARQLMEKNGGTRLMRVHMTVGSLSGVVPEALQSAFLALRDAYAARDASLDVTWVEALCHCDACRADFFFTEHGYICPGCGDPALAILRGRELELTRVEWE; translated from the coding sequence ATGCATGAGGTAGGCATCATGGAAGGGGCGCTGGACATGGCCCGGCAGCTCATGGAAAAGAACGGGGGAACCCGGCTGATGCGCGTGCACATGACCGTAGGCAGCCTGAGCGGCGTGGTTCCGGAGGCCCTCCAATCCGCCTTCCTGGCCCTGAGAGACGCTTATGCGGCGCGGGACGCCTCCCTGGACGTCACCTGGGTGGAGGCCCTGTGCCATTGCGACGCGTGCCGCGCGGATTTTTTCTTCACGGAGCACGGCTACATCTGCCCCGGCTGCGGGGACCCCGCCCTGGCCATCCTGCGCGGGCGGGAGCTGGAGCTGACCCGCGTGGAGTGGGAGTAG
- a CDS encoding cytochrome b/b6 domain-containing protein, producing MKTILIDNDLTLAVEDAIPATPANTPQEVLALAVCASPDGSADPGDLALLHAAKERNVALPYAQQKDSWQAPTRERPYSTVMLKAADREDAAPFMVARGSLRALEKLCEAGHQERENIRKAFEEYSSSGFEPVAIAVHRPGAPWQLLGVVPMHAMRDVRSLSKAKANFRYFHVWDWPLRVLHWTWVFCIIGLAATGICIAEGWFLKMGDLHGAFQFGTLRFVHYALGWTLVVVMMLRFSCFFMASNKYQSFRALFPVSRQQWKDLFATAWDYVCARSALAPRYIGHNPLQQWTYTGVYVLFTTMVVTGLALYALYEPRHWFYHLFMPLNDLIGIPYVRLVHLIGMWCFIIFAMIHVYLSILSGNVDRDGTISSMFSGGRWLRKGVKFRDE from the coding sequence GTGAAAACGATTCTCATAGACAATGACCTCACCCTGGCGGTGGAGGACGCCATTCCGGCCACTCCGGCCAACACGCCGCAGGAGGTGCTGGCCCTGGCCGTGTGCGCCTCTCCGGACGGCAGCGCGGACCCCGGGGATCTGGCCCTGCTCCACGCCGCCAAGGAGCGGAACGTGGCGCTCCCGTACGCGCAGCAGAAGGATTCCTGGCAGGCCCCCACCCGGGAAAGGCCGTACAGCACGGTCATGCTGAAAGCCGCGGACAGGGAGGACGCCGCCCCCTTCATGGTGGCGCGCGGCAGCCTGAGGGCCCTGGAAAAGCTGTGTGAAGCGGGCCACCAGGAAAGGGAGAACATCAGGAAGGCCTTTGAGGAGTATTCCTCCTCCGGCTTTGAACCCGTGGCCATCGCCGTGCACCGCCCCGGCGCCCCGTGGCAACTGCTGGGCGTGGTGCCCATGCACGCCATGCGGGACGTCCGCAGCCTGTCCAAGGCCAAGGCGAACTTCCGCTACTTCCACGTATGGGACTGGCCGCTGCGCGTGCTGCACTGGACCTGGGTGTTCTGCATCATCGGCCTGGCGGCCACCGGCATCTGCATTGCGGAAGGGTGGTTCCTGAAGATGGGGGACCTGCACGGGGCCTTCCAGTTCGGCACGCTCCGCTTCGTGCACTACGCGCTGGGGTGGACCCTGGTGGTGGTGATGATGCTCCGCTTTTCCTGCTTCTTCATGGCGTCCAACAAGTACCAGAGCTTCCGCGCCCTTTTCCCCGTTTCCAGACAGCAGTGGAAGGACCTGTTCGCCACGGCGTGGGATTATGTGTGCGCCCGGAGCGCCCTGGCCCCCCGGTACATCGGCCACAATCCCCTCCAGCAGTGGACGTACACGGGCGTTTACGTCCTGTTCACCACCATGGTGGTGACCGGGCTGGCCCTGTATGCCCTGTATGAGCCGCGCCACTGGTTTTACCACCTGTTCATGCCCCTGAATGACCTGATAGGCATTCCGTACGTGCGCCTGGTGCACCTGATCGGCATGTGGTGCTTCATCATCTTCGCCATGATCCACGTGTACCTCTCCATCCTCTCCGGGAACGTGGACCGGGACGGCACCATCTCCTCCATGTTCAGCGGAGGGCGCTGGCTGCGCAAGGGCGTCAAATTCCGGGATGAATAA
- a CDS encoding NAD(P)H-dependent oxidoreductase, giving the protein MISPEQYIDGLEWRYACKKFDPHARIEEPTWHALAESLRLSPSSLGLQLWKFVVVTNKELKARLREVSWNQSQVEDCSHYVVLCARRTATQRDVDRYLAQIEFTRHPSAEKLASSADFYTGYVKSLTPEKMHTWLDCQVYIAAGFLLSAAAALRVDSCTIGGMDREKYDEILGLDGTPYRSVVSVALGYRAQDDSYAREAKVRFPASEVIDIRA; this is encoded by the coding sequence ATGATCTCCCCTGAACAGTACATTGACGGCCTTGAATGGCGCTACGCCTGCAAGAAATTTGACCCCCATGCCCGCATTGAGGAACCCACGTGGCACGCGCTGGCGGAAAGCCTGCGCCTCAGCCCGTCCTCCCTGGGCCTCCAGCTCTGGAAATTTGTGGTGGTGACCAACAAGGAATTGAAGGCGCGCCTGCGGGAAGTCTCCTGGAACCAGTCCCAGGTGGAGGACTGCTCCCATTACGTGGTGCTGTGCGCCCGCAGGACGGCTACCCAGCGGGACGTGGACCGCTACCTGGCCCAGATTGAGTTCACGCGCCACCCGTCCGCGGAAAAGCTGGCCTCCTCCGCTGATTTTTACACCGGATACGTAAAATCCCTGACTCCGGAAAAAATGCACACGTGGCTGGACTGCCAGGTGTACATCGCCGCGGGCTTCCTGCTCAGCGCGGCGGCCGCCCTGCGGGTGGACTCCTGCACCATCGGCGGCATGGACCGTGAAAAGTATGATGAAATCCTGGGGCTGGACGGCACGCCGTACCGCTCCGTGGTGAGCGTGGCCCTGGGCTACCGCGCACAGGATGATTCCTATGCCCGCGAGGCGAAGGTGCGCTTCCCCGCCAGTGAGGTGATTGACATCCGCGCCTGA
- a CDS encoding family 20 glycosylhydrolase, whose translation MKKNIFLMLAAFAASPLMGQDAQQIANSLSIPEVKAGAKQLPMPSASGAQIKLLGADYEELINSKGKIAPVISDTPVNVSFKVTKDGKEAVSKDYEIMLKAPNASQGNPKPRIIPEILQWKGGQGEYKLGNTVTVACPEKELAQIFAADMEDVLGHKVKFVAPGAKADISFSVLKGGSLGKEGYRLQVTRDGIRIGAATPTGLFWGTRTLLQMLRQTPGSVPCGTAVDFPRFQLRGFMLDIARTPYPLSYLKDVIRTMAWYKMNDLHLVINNNFIFQEHYVDKGRDPFKEAYTAFRLESNMKGKDGQPLTARDLSYTKKEFADLVDYAARRGISIVPEIDTPGHALSFTRLRPDLIYKGPMNHEKRRNEMLDAANPETINLVGKVFDEYLLKDPKLGRPVFGSNVVHVGADEFYGNKEDYRHFADAVLKHALKRGYTPRIWGSLSTKPGKTPVVSKGVQMNLWNTGWMHAWEAVNQGYDVINTNDGALYVVPYANYYRMDRNHKGLYENWVPNRIGSETLPAGHPQLIGAAFAIWNDMTDIMHSGYAPYDIWGIVSGSMDVLAQKMWGKAQAPDSFEQHRELVKAIGDAPRTNPLHKWKDSKPFSVVPGKLPQQLNQPALGPNYRLAMELELSAAPEGTEQVLLSGPEGKLFAVMKDGTMGFRRDDSLEFSFGTKLPVGKKVKVEIVGEPEKTSLLIDGQPAGTMTLKSFRNPDENFGPRTQGVRSTFVLPLKELGSSFQGKVFNMTVQPQ comes from the coding sequence ATGAAAAAGAACATATTCCTGATGCTTGCCGCCTTTGCGGCGTCTCCGCTGATGGGGCAGGATGCTCAGCAGATTGCGAATTCCCTTTCCATCCCTGAGGTGAAAGCGGGCGCAAAGCAGTTGCCGATGCCCAGCGCTTCCGGAGCCCAGATCAAGCTGCTGGGGGCCGATTACGAAGAGCTCATCAACAGCAAGGGGAAAATAGCGCCCGTCATTTCAGACACTCCGGTCAACGTCAGCTTCAAGGTGACCAAGGACGGCAAGGAAGCCGTCAGCAAGGATTATGAAATCATGCTCAAGGCCCCGAACGCCTCCCAGGGCAACCCGAAGCCCAGGATTATCCCGGAAATCCTGCAATGGAAGGGCGGCCAGGGTGAATACAAGCTGGGTAACACGGTTACCGTAGCGTGCCCGGAAAAAGAGCTGGCGCAGATATTTGCGGCGGATATGGAAGACGTGCTCGGCCATAAGGTCAAGTTTGTGGCTCCCGGCGCCAAGGCGGATATTTCCTTTTCCGTGCTCAAGGGCGGCAGCCTGGGCAAGGAAGGGTACCGGCTCCAGGTGACCAGGGACGGCATCCGCATCGGCGCGGCCACTCCCACCGGCCTGTTCTGGGGCACGCGCACCCTGCTGCAAATGCTCCGCCAGACGCCCGGCAGCGTTCCCTGCGGCACGGCGGTGGACTTCCCCCGCTTCCAGTTGCGCGGCTTCATGCTGGATATTGCCCGCACGCCGTATCCCCTCAGCTACCTGAAGGACGTGATCCGCACCATGGCCTGGTACAAGATGAATGACCTGCACCTGGTCATCAACAACAACTTCATCTTCCAGGAGCACTATGTGGACAAGGGGCGCGACCCGTTCAAGGAGGCATATACCGCCTTCCGCCTGGAATCCAACATGAAGGGCAAGGACGGCCAGCCCCTCACCGCCCGGGACCTTTCCTACACCAAGAAGGAATTTGCGGACCTGGTTGACTACGCCGCGCGCCGCGGCATCAGCATTGTGCCGGAGATTGACACTCCCGGACACGCGCTTTCCTTCACCCGGCTGAGGCCGGACCTCATTTACAAGGGGCCCATGAATCATGAAAAACGCCGCAACGAGATGCTGGACGCCGCCAACCCGGAGACCATCAATCTTGTGGGCAAGGTGTTTGACGAGTACCTGCTGAAGGACCCCAAGCTGGGCCGTCCGGTGTTCGGCAGCAACGTGGTGCACGTGGGCGCGGATGAATTTTACGGCAACAAGGAGGACTACCGCCATTTTGCGGACGCCGTGCTGAAGCACGCCCTGAAACGCGGTTACACGCCCCGCATCTGGGGCAGCCTGAGCACCAAGCCCGGCAAAACCCCCGTGGTCAGCAAGGGCGTTCAGATGAACCTCTGGAACACCGGGTGGATGCACGCCTGGGAAGCCGTGAACCAGGGCTACGACGTCATCAATACCAATGACGGCGCCCTTTACGTGGTGCCTTACGCCAATTATTACCGCATGGACCGGAACCACAAGGGCCTGTATGAGAACTGGGTTCCCAACCGCATCGGCAGTGAAACCCTTCCCGCCGGCCATCCCCAGCTCATTGGCGCGGCCTTCGCCATCTGGAATGACATGACGGACATCATGCACTCCGGCTATGCCCCGTATGACATCTGGGGAATCGTCTCCGGCTCCATGGACGTGCTGGCGCAGAAGATGTGGGGGAAGGCCCAGGCTCCGGACTCCTTTGAACAGCACCGTGAACTGGTGAAGGCCATCGGAGACGCCCCGCGCACCAACCCCCTCCACAAGTGGAAGGACTCCAAGCCCTTCTCCGTGGTTCCCGGCAAGCTGCCCCAGCAGTTGAACCAGCCCGCGCTGGGCCCCAACTACCGCCTTGCCATGGAGCTTGAACTTTCCGCCGCTCCGGAAGGAACGGAGCAGGTGCTGCTTTCCGGCCCGGAGGGCAAGCTGTTTGCCGTCATGAAAGACGGCACCATGGGCTTCCGCCGTGATGACTCCCTGGAATTCTCCTTCGGAACCAAGCTGCCCGTCGGCAAGAAGGTGAAGGTTGAGATTGTGGGGGAACCGGAGAAAACCAGCCTGCTCATTGACGGCCAGCCCGCGGGAACCATGACGCTCAAGAGCTTCCGCAACCCGGACGAAAACTTCGGACCCCGCACCCAGGGAGTGCGCTCCACCTTCGTGCTCCCGCTGAAGGAACTGGGCTCCTCCTTCCAGGGGAAGGTGTTTAACATGACCGTGCAGCCGCAGTAA